A stretch of the Aegilops tauschii subsp. strangulata cultivar AL8/78 chromosome 4, Aet v6.0, whole genome shotgun sequence genome encodes the following:
- the LOC109751478 gene encoding protein CHROMATIN REMODELING 35-like: MDPTNCKRQKHEIGHDSLPSTQSLSTIISHNRSVRLRFLKGFNELKYGSVTEDYKAINKKRHELISTLENLQLVPIKLPYASAALNLSNATLHDEAQSGNNISSDNIVELDPYNVGDDTHGTMDNTGAQETVCLLDSDDEDMVKSFVYGNLSDSKQNTDFIQECMLAEQPCQYRDISSEAQLVVEPGKDSMDIDNEPKEIALFDGHSTSEPQLIKQGQNDINIYAESRDKERETREGEGEDVQSKQHMENNNISVADSCEISCEVIQSDSTANGHYNHYDNNDNPVDDLDDLWNEMSVALACSKTIGSDHSIVPWEKNNSEVVDDCHHDFLMKDDLGIVCRVCGLIQQRIENIFEINWKKRKQSHRTYAPEPRNYNELEATTSPSGNILQVVPGALSIHSQHSEQMKPHQVEGFNFLVKNLADENNPGGCILAHAPGSGKTFMLISFVQSFLARYPAGRPLIILPKGILATWRAEFVHWQIKDMPIPLFDFYSSKANNRSEQLKVLNLWEEKRSILLLGYHQFACIVSDRNTYKIEAVMCRDKLLKVPSLVILDEGHTPRNEQTDLLTALGSIRTPRKVVLSGTLFQNHVREVFNILNLVRPKFLKMEKPRAIVKRILSKVDMLGKSARSKYTSDKYFYDVVEGNLKKDADDKMRVMIIQNLRELTANVLHYYKGELLEELPGLVDFTVFLNMSTEQEKILRSLVRLDNFSRKTACSAVYLHPCLKNIQNVEGKNRDIAVQKIDSIIKSGIDIKVGAKAKFIYNLLCLSEAAGEKVLVFSRYLNPLVFLEMLLIRMKGWKPEVHMFKLNGKSTQEQRDKAVERFNHSADAKVLFGSIKACGEGISLVGASRVVILEVQENPSVTRQAIGRAFRPGQSRMVHCYRLVAADSPEEEDHKTASGKEWKSKMWFEWNELCSNDDFELAAVDISESGDRFLEHEALRQDVKSLYRR, translated from the exons ATGGATCCTACTAACTGCAAAAGGCAGAAGCATGAAATCGGGCACGACAGCTTGCCGAGCACCCAGTCCCTGTCAACCATCATCAGTCATAACAGATCTGTACGCCTTAGATTTCTCAAAGGTTTCAATGAGTTGAAGTACGGGAGTGTCACTGAAGATTACAAGGCAATCAATAAAAAGAGGCATGAACTTATCAGCACCCTTGAAAATCTGCAACTTGTACCTATCAAATTGCCCTATGCCAGTGCAGCTCTCAACTTATCAAATGCGACACTACATGATGAAGCACAAAGTGGCAACAACATTAGTTCTGATAATATTGTCGAATTGGATCCGTACAATGTTGGAGATGATACCCATGGTACCATGGACAATACTGGGGCTCAGGAAACAGTTTGCTTACTTGATTCTGATGATGAGGACATGGTTAAATCCTTTGTATATGGAAATTTATCTGATTCTAAGCAAAATACCGATTTTATCCAAGAATGCATGTTGGCTGAGCAGCCTTGTCAATACCGGGACATCAGTTCTGAAGCTCAACTTGTAGTTGAGCCAGGAAAGGACAGCATGGACATTGACAATGAG CCCAAGGAAATTGCTTTATTTGATGGCCATAGTACTTCAGAGCCACAACTGATCAAGCAAGGACAGAATGACATAAACATTTACGCCGAG AGTCGTGACAAGGAGAGAGAAACAAGGGAAGGAGAAGGTGAGGATGTCCAAAGTAAACAACACATGGAGAACAACAATATATCTGTTGCAGATTCTTGTGAAATATCTTGTGAGGTCATACAAAGTGATTCAACGGCAAATGGACATTATAATCACTATGATAACAATGACAATCCAGTTGATGACCTGGATGACCTTTGGAACGAAATGTCGGTTGCATTGGCATGTTCAAAG ACCATTGGAAGCGATCACAGTATTGTTCCGTGGGAGAAGAATAATTCTGAAGTAGTGGATGATTGTCATCACGACTTCCTGATGAAAGATGATTTGGGCATTGTATGTCGTGTTTGTGGTTTGATCCAGCAACGTATCGAGAATATTTTTGAGATAAACTGGAAAAAG CGTAAGCAATCCCACAGAACTTATGCGCCAGAACCCAGAAACTACAATGAGCTGGAGGCAACTACCAGTCCTTCAGGAAATATTCTTCAAGTTGTCCCTGGTGCTCTCTCAATCCACTCTCAGCATTCAGAACAGATGAAACCTCACCAAGTGGAAGGCTTTAATTTCTTGGTCAAGAACCTGGCAGATGAGAACAACCCTGGAGGTTGTATTCTAGCACATGCACCAGGTTCTGGAAAGACTTTTATGCTAATTAGCTTTGTTCAAAGCTTCCTGGCCAGATACCCTGCAGGAAGGCCATTGATTATCCTTCCAAAGGGCATTCTGGCAACATGGAGAGCAGAATTTGTCCATTGGCAAATTAAGGACATGCCCATACCCTTGTTTGACTTCTATTCCTCCAAAGCTAATAACCGGTCTGAACAACTCAAGGTTTTGAACTTGTGGGAAGAAAAGAGAAGCATATTGCTGCTAGGGTATCATCAATTTGCATGCATAGTATCTGACAGGAATACTTATAAAATAGAAGCTGTCATGTGCCGAGATAAGTTGTTGAAGGTCCCAAGCCTTGTCATTCTAGATGAAGGCCACACTCCGAGAAATGAGCAAACTGACTTACTCACTGCACTTGGAAGTATAAGAACTCCTAGAAAAGTGGTTCTCTCAGGAACATTGTTTCAGAATCATGTAAGAGAGGTCTTCAACATTCTGAACCTTGTGCGGCCAAAATTCCTGAAGATGGAGAAACCTCGTGCAATAGTGAAGCGCATACTAAGCAAGGTTGACATGTTGGGGAAGAGTGCACGGTCAAAGTACACTTCAGATAAGTACTTCTATGATGTGGTTGAAGGAAACCTTAAAAAGGATGCAGATGATAAAATGAGAGTAATGATCATCCAGAATCTACGCGAACTAACCGCGAATGTGCTGCACTATTATAAAGGTGAGCTTTTGGAGGAACTACCCGGACTTGTGGACTTCACCGTTTTTCTGAATATGAGTACCGAGCAGGAAAAGATCCTTAGGAGTTTGGTAAGACTAGATAATTTTAGCAGGAAAACAGCATGCAGCGCTGTTTATCTTCATCCGTGCTTAAAGAATATTCAAAACGTTGAAGGGAAAAATCGAGATATTGCTGTTCAGAAGATTGATTCCATCATAAAAAGTGGAATTGATATCAAGGTTGGGGCAAAGGCAAAGTTTATATACAATTTGTTGTGTCTTTCAGAGGCTGCAGGAGAGAAGGTACTCGTGTTCAGCCGGTATCTGAACCCTCTGGTTTTCTTGGAAATGCTGCTCATAAGAATGAAAGGATGGAAACCAGAGGTGCACATGTTTAAATTAAATGGTAAATCAACACAAGAGCAGCGAGACAAGGCGGTTGAGAGATTCAACCACTCAGCGGATGCTAAAGTTTTGTTTGGTTCCATCAAGGCATGCGGCGAGGGCATCTCCCTTGTTGGCGCGTCACGCGTTGTCATTCTGGAGGTCCAGGAAAATCCTTCCGTGACGCGGCAGGCAATCGGACGTGCATTCAGACCAGGGCAGTCCAGAATGGTGCATTGCTACCGCCTTGTTGCTGCCGACTCCCCAGAAGAGGAGGACCACAAAACAGCCTCCGGAAAAGAATGGAAGTCCAAGATGTGGTTCGAATGGAACGAGCTTTGCAGCAATGATGACTTTGAGCTTGCCGCTGTCGATATTTCAGAGAGCGGGGACAGGTTTCTCGAACACGAGGCGCTGCGACAAGATGTCAAATCTCTGTACAGAAG GTGA
- the LOC109751463 gene encoding BEL1-like homeodomain protein 7, which produces MATFFSTSNDQRGLAGGGGGGGDMSFHHHYPMSNQYPDSSTGGLIPLPASILQQSHIAHGGGGDGRDDEPAAFMNSRDSAELGGLQTQMLMGDGGASAGQRTHQGGLSLSLGSQVPVSLYQYGRPGGMAAAASPTLMSPNQSAMAMAASRNAQVNVYVQNSRFLKAARELLDEVVSVRDAIKRKGDRKDDSAGNGECGKVEGDKGEENEGSSAAELSPAERQDLQNKVTALMAMLDQVDRRYRHYHQQMQMVVSSFDAVAGSGAAKPYTALALQTISRHFRSLRDAIGAQVQSARRSLGEPQDGSGAGGLSRLRYIDQHLRQQRAMQQFGMMQQPQHAWRPQRGLPESAVSVLRAWLFEHFLHPYPKDSEKVMLARQAGLSRGQVSNWFINARVRLWKPMVEEMYKEEFGAEMDSTNSSSENAGNKHGKVDEAACSEDQDRDEFQSTSTHAGASLLLNAYKSEPVGSMDAGPLSSLGGGDMGTYAPAGLSLNHHGPGGGSLLQDAFAHHGDDARFVPYGGNMGDLGGSVSLTLGLQHCNNNNNAGHVPPEQQGLLYGNPGDFDFLNGADDRQRFASSSSQLLHDFVT; this is translated from the exons ATGGCCACGTTCTTCTCCACTTCAAACGATCAGAGGGGCctcgccggcggtggcggaggcggcggcgacatGTCATTCCACCACCACTACCCCATGTCCAACCAATACCCAGACTCGTCGACCGGCGGCCTGATCCCGCTCCCGGCGTCCATCCTGCAGCAGAGCCACATCGCGCACGGCGGCGGTGGCGACGGCCGAGATGACGAGCCGGCCGCATTCATGAACTCGAGGGACAGCGCCGAACTCGGTGGCCTGCAGACGCAGATGCTCATGGGAGACGGCGGCGCGTCAGCCGGGCAGCGTACTCACCAGGGCGGCCTGTCGCTCAGCCTCGGCTCGCAGGTGCCGGTGTCCCTCTACCAGTACGGTCGTCCAGGCGGCATGGCTGCGGCCGCTTCCCCCACCTTGATGAGCCCGAACCAGTCGGCGATGGCGATGGCGGCGAGCAGGAACGCGCAGGTGAACGTGTACGTGCAGAACTCGAGGTTCCTGAAGGCGGCGCGCGAGTTGCTCGACGAGGTGGTCAGTGTCCGGGACGCGATCAAGAGGAAGGGGGACAGGAAGGACGACTCGGCCGGCAACGGCGAGTGCGGCAAGGTCGAGGGCGACAAGGGCGAGGAGAACGAGGGGAGCTCCGCCGCCGAGCTGTCGCCGGCGGAGAGGCAGGACCTCCAGAACAAGGTGACGGCGCTGATGGCCATGCTGGACCAGGTGGATCGGCGGTACAGGCACTACCACCAGCAGATGCAGATGGTGGTGTCGTCGTTCGACGCGGTGGCCGGCTCCGGCGCGGCGAAGCCTTACACGGCGCTGGCCCTGCAGACGATCTCCCGGCACTTCCGGTCGCTGCGGGACGCGATCGGCGCGCAGGTGCAGTCGGCGCGGCGGAGCCTCGGCGAGCCTCAGGATGGCTCCGGCGCGGGGGGGCTGTCCCGGCTGCGGTACATCGACCAGCACCTCCGGCAGCAGCGCGCCATGCAGCAGTTCGGCATGATGCAGCAGCCGCAGCACGCGTGGCGGCCCCAGCGCGGCCTCCCGGAGTCCGCCGTCTCCGTCCTCCGCGCCTGGCTCTTCGAGCACTTCCTCCACCC GTACCCGAAAGACTCGGAGAAGGTGATGCTGGCGAGGCAGGCCGGCTTGTCCCGGGGGCAGGTGTCCAACTGGTTCATCAACGCGCGCGTCCGCCTGTGGAAGCCTATGGTGGAGGAGATGTACAAGGAGGAGTTCGGCGCGGAGATGGACTCCACCAACTCGTCGTCGGAGAACGCCGGCAACAAGCACGGCAAGGTGGACGAGGCGGCATGCTCGGAGGACCAGGACCGGGACGAGTTCCAGAGCACGTCGACGCACGCCGGCGCGAGCCTGCTGCTCAATGCCTACAAGTCGGAGCCGGTGGGCAGCATGGACGCCGGCCCGCTCTCCAGCCTCGGCGGCGGCGACATGGGCACGTACGCGCCAGCAGGCCTCAGCCTGAACCACCACGGGCCGGGCGGCGGCAGCCTCCTGCAGGACGCGTTCGCGCACCACGGCGACGACGCCAGGTTCGTGCCGTACGGCGGCAACATGGGCGACCTCGGCGGCAGCGTGTCGCTGACGCTGGGCCTGCAGcactgcaacaacaacaacaacgccGGCCACGTGCCGCCCGAGCAGCAGGGCCTGCTGTACGGCAACCCCGGCGACTTCGACTTCCTCAACGGCGCCGATGACCGGCAGCGGTTCGCCTCGTCGTCGTCGCAGCTGCTACACGACTTCGTCACTTGA